The Leptotrichia sp. OH3620_COT-345 region CATATGGAAAAATTTCCGATAAAATATTTTGATACTCATGCTCATGGAGATATAATGAGTATCTATTCAAGTGATATTGATGCATTAAGGGATATGATCACAGAAAGTCTTACACAGATAATATCAGCAGCAGTAACTATTTTAAGTGTGTTAATTTCAATGTTTTTATTAAATATTCCTTTAACGATTTTTGCTATTTTTATGGTAATCCTCATAATTACAGTTACAAAAATAATTTCAGGAAAAAGCGGAAAAAATTTCAGGAAACAACAACAGAATATAGGTATTACAAATGGTTATATAAAAGAAATGCTTGAAGGTCTGAAAGTAGTCAAAGTTTTTTCTTATGAGGAGGAAATAAAAAAGAAATTTGACATTATAAATGAAAGCGTATTCATAAGTTCAAATAACGCGAATAAATATGCAAATATTTTAGCTCCTATTGTAAGTAATTTGGGGAATATAAATTTTGTACTTACTGCTTCAATAGGATCATTTTTAGCTCTTTCAGGTATAGGAAAATTTACTTTAGGAGGACTTGCTTCATTTTTACAGTTTACAAAAACATTAAATCAGCCTATAGCACAAACAACTCATCAAATAAATTCCGTTATGTTGGCTGCAGCGGGAGCTCAAAGAGTGTTTGATCTGCTCAATGAAGAACCTGAATCTGATGAAGGAAATGTCACTCTTGTAAATGCAGAATATGATGAAAAAAACAATATTATGGAAGTTGACAGACATACCGGTGTATGGGCATGGAAATATCCTCATAAAAATGGTAATACGACATACAAAAGACTTCTTGGAAATGTTGTATTTGAAAATGTGAAATTCGGTTATAATAATGAAAGAATTATTTTGCATGATATAAATTTATATGCCGAACCGGGTCAGAAAATAGCCTTTGTAGGTGCAACCGGAGCCGGAAAAACTACTATTACTAATCTTATAAACAGATTTTATGATATTCAGAGCGGAAAAATAAAATATGACGATATAGACATTAAAAAAATTAAAAAATCTGATTTAAGAAAATCACTTGGAATAGTATTACAGGATATTCATTTATTTTCAGGGACAGTTTCAGATAATATAAAGTACGGAAAACCTAATGCTTCCCAAGAGGAAGTAGTTGCAGCGGCAAAACTTGCAAATGCTCATAATTTTATAAAACATCTCCCTGAAGGATATGACACATATCTGAATAATGGAGGAGCAAATCTCTCCCAAGGTCAAAGGCAATTGCTTTCAATAGCAAGAGCGGCAATAGTTGATCCTCCTGTGCTTATACTGGATGAGGCTACATCAAGTATAGATACGAGAACTGAAAAAATAGTTCAGGAAGGAATGGATAAATTGATGAAAGGTAGAACTGTATTTGTAATAGCACATAGACTTTCTACAATAAAAAATTCTGACGTAATAATGGTTCTTGAACAAGGAAGAATAATTGAAAGAGGAAATCATGAAGAACTTCTAAAACAGAAAGGAGCTTACTATCAACTTTACACGGGAGGATTTAACACTGAATAAAACATAAAAGCATATTAGAAATTTATGTATTTTTCAAATCAATTATAACAAAACTTTATGAAAGGATTATAATGCTATCGAAAAGTAAAAAAATATTGAAAATTATGTTTATTTTATTTTTAATACTCTTTGTTTTTATACAGTTTCTTATTATTTCAGGAATGAAAGATGAGAGTAATGAAAAAGTTGATTATGTCGTAATTTTAGGAGGAAGAGTTTACGGAAATGTTCCTTCCGCCTCTTTGAAAGAACGAATAAAAACAGCAGCGGAATATTTAAAGAAACATCCTGAGGTTAAAGCGGTCGCTTCAGGGGGAAAAGGAAAAGGGGAAGATATTTCAGAAGCTGAAGTAATAAAAAAAGAATTAATTAAAAGAGGAATAAATGAAAACAGTATTTTATCTGAAGATAAATCCCGTACAACTGTGGAAAATTTAAAATTCAGTATAAAAAAAATAAATTCAACTGAAAATAAAAATGGAAATTTTAAAATACTTATCGTAACTAACGAATATCATTTATACAGGGCAAAAAAAATTGCTGAAAAATTAGGAATTAAAGCCTATGGTCTGAGTGCCAAAACTCCTTTAATTTCTGTTCCGAAATCTCATATAAGGGAATTTGCAGCAATAATAAAATATTATTTTAAAAAAAATAATATAAAATAATAAAATATTTGTGGTATAATAATATTATAAAATAAATTTGGAAAATAAGAGGGAAAATAATGAAAAAACTATTATTAACAGCATTTTTGGTACTAGGAATTCAATCATTAAGTTGTGAATTTATGAATAATCCTGATGTTCTGTTGGGAAGAATAATTACAAAAATAAAACAGGGGAAAAAAACACAAGACATATTCTGTGACAGTGAAGAAATAAAAATGGCATATTATCTTGTAGAAAACGGAGACTATAATTTAAATATCGGAATAAATATCGGAATAGGAGAACAAACTACAAATAATGATTTCAAAAATGATTTTTATAAAAAACTATCTGAATATACCGAACTTCTAAAAACAGTTGACAGAAAAAATTTAAACGGTTTGCCTCTACCTGATAAGGAAGTATTAAGATTTTTTGGTCAAATTCAGCCTAATAAAAATTTCTTTTTCATAGGAAAATATGAATATGACAGAAAAACGGACAAATATAAAATGATAGTGAATTTAAAAGGAAAACAGATTTTTGAGCAAATGGGTCTTTTTAACGGAATTCAGGTAGAATATTCCGATGAAATTATATTTTAATTTAACACGTAAAATTATTGTTTAAATAAAAATTTAAAACAGGAGTGAAAAAATGAATCTGAAAAAAATTAGAAAAGCAGTAATTCCGGCAGCAGGATTAGGCACAAGAGTGCTGCCTGCAACAAAGGCTCAACCTAAAGAAATGCTCGCAATAGTGGATAAACCTGCTTTGCAATATCTGGTTGAAGAACTTGTAGAATCAGGAATAGAAGAAATACTTATAGTAACAGGAAGAAATAAAGTTTCCATTGAAAATCATTTTGATTATTCTTATGAATTGGAAAAAACTCTTGAAGAAAACGGGAAAAAAGATTTGTTAAAAGTAGTACATGATATTTCAAAAATGTCAAATATTTATTATGTAAGACAAAAAAAGCCTCTAGGTCTGGGGCATGCTATCGGTTGTGCTGAAGCATTTGTAGGAAATGAACCTTTTGTAGTTCTGCTCGGAGATGATGTAATATACACTGATTCGGCTAAAGGTGAAATTCCTGTAACTAAACAGCTTATAAATAAATACGAGCAATTAAATGGAGGGACTATTTTAGGAGTACAAGAAGTTCCTGAAAAAAATGTAAATAAATATGGAATTATTTCTCCTTTAAAAAAAATAGACGAATCTACTGTAGAAGTTGCAGATTTTGTTGAAAAACCATCTCTGGAAGAAGCACCGAGCAAACTGGCAGCACTGGGAAGATATGTGTTAGAACCTGAAATCTTCAGCTTTTTGAAAAATACAAAACCCGGAAAAGGTGGAGAAATACAGTTGACAGATGCCATACTTGATATGAAAAAATCGGGAAATAAATTATATGCTTATGATTTTAAAG contains the following coding sequences:
- a CDS encoding ABC transporter ATP-binding protein, with product MSRTDKKMNKVKSFKALLLLIKYMFRLYKFHFIAILIFIFLNSLCMVRGTLYIKRLIDGYIVPNIGNPDISYTPLLKIIFSMIITYLAGIGFSYFTGRLMIVTAQGTLKQLRDDVFSHMEKFPIKYFDTHAHGDIMSIYSSDIDALRDMITESLTQIISAAVTILSVLISMFLLNIPLTIFAIFMVILIITVTKIISGKSGKNFRKQQQNIGITNGYIKEMLEGLKVVKVFSYEEEIKKKFDIINESVFISSNNANKYANILAPIVSNLGNINFVLTASIGSFLALSGIGKFTLGGLASFLQFTKTLNQPIAQTTHQINSVMLAAAGAQRVFDLLNEEPESDEGNVTLVNAEYDEKNNIMEVDRHTGVWAWKYPHKNGNTTYKRLLGNVVFENVKFGYNNERIILHDINLYAEPGQKIAFVGATGAGKTTITNLINRFYDIQSGKIKYDDIDIKKIKKSDLRKSLGIVLQDIHLFSGTVSDNIKYGKPNASQEEVVAAAKLANAHNFIKHLPEGYDTYLNNGGANLSQGQRQLLSIARAAIVDPPVLILDEATSSIDTRTEKIVQEGMDKLMKGRTVFVIAHRLSTIKNSDVIMVLEQGRIIERGNHEELLKQKGAYYQLYTGGFNTE
- a CDS encoding YdcF family protein, with product MLSKSKKILKIMFILFLILFVFIQFLIISGMKDESNEKVDYVVILGGRVYGNVPSASLKERIKTAAEYLKKHPEVKAVASGGKGKGEDISEAEVIKKELIKRGINENSILSEDKSRTTVENLKFSIKKINSTENKNGNFKILIVTNEYHLYRAKKIAEKLGIKAYGLSAKTPLISVPKSHIREFAAIIKYYFKKNNIK
- the galU gene encoding UTP--glucose-1-phosphate uridylyltransferase GalU — its product is MNLKKIRKAVIPAAGLGTRVLPATKAQPKEMLAIVDKPALQYLVEELVESGIEEILIVTGRNKVSIENHFDYSYELEKTLEENGKKDLLKVVHDISKMSNIYYVRQKKPLGLGHAIGCAEAFVGNEPFVVLLGDDVIYTDSAKGEIPVTKQLINKYEQLNGGTILGVQEVPEKNVNKYGIISPLKKIDESTVEVADFVEKPSLEEAPSKLAALGRYVLEPEIFSFLKNTKPGKGGEIQLTDAILDMKKSGNKLYAYDFKGLRYDTGDKFGMFVANIEFGLRHPELKDKAQEYLKNLYEKIK